A genomic segment from Solibacillus sp. FSL H8-0538 encodes:
- a CDS encoding VOC family protein gives MKIQRIDHVGVIVNDLSAAKEFFLDFGLEVKGEWEMEGELMGYAVGLNDVKVACVGLGMPDGQTWIELIKFYSPSDEKDIQQTFANTLGIRHIAFTVEDIEAVVAKLKKKGTEIFSEIQQYEESYKLCYVRGPEGIILELAEEIK, from the coding sequence TTGAAGATCCAAAGAATAGATCATGTGGGTGTAATCGTAAATGATCTCTCTGCCGCTAAAGAGTTTTTTCTCGATTTTGGACTTGAGGTGAAAGGAGAATGGGAAATGGAAGGAGAGTTGATGGGATATGCAGTTGGGCTTAATGACGTTAAAGTAGCGTGTGTAGGATTGGGAATGCCAGACGGTCAGACATGGATAGAGCTAATCAAATTTTATTCGCCGTCAGATGAAAAAGATATTCAGCAAACCTTTGCAAATACACTGGGTATCCGACATATTGCATTTACTGTTGAAGATATTGAAGCTGTTGTTGCCAAATTGAAAAAGAAGGGTACGGAAATCTTTAGTGAGATACAGCAATATGAAGAAAGTTATAAATTATGCTACGTTCGTGGTCCAGAGGGAATTATTTTGGAGTTGGCTGAGGAAATCAAATAA
- a CDS encoding S-layer homology domain-containing protein has translation MKTVRILLVLLVTFGLFSITPAFAAEKTIDQYYIDDVDYGHGAYEQLERFLYADIIDGYEETEVYEEDGEEYEYTSILLKPENNITRAQFTKILVNAMNLTSGEIKKSFPDVNSSAWYYNYVQIASSREIITGKEDGTFKPNDKITRAQMATMIYRAFNETVDFSTTGKTFKDVTQNSYAYEAVVKTAGVGIVNGYGDEFKPNNSAKRSHAVLMIDRALHLESGTAEDELSVIQTVNRNVTEELSLYSEQQNLEALEALYRETTTGYYLAYSLDNQSLLDDPEYSFGSTTIEQVGEHSSRIISLNKRFAEVKVDNLKVHVSFSEPDMDMKFEVTVDISGTAYLKKTDGGTWKIYNIVHDEEDYEDTLTAAMAGN, from the coding sequence TTGAAGACAGTTCGTATTTTATTAGTTTTACTTGTTACTTTTGGTCTTTTTTCTATAACACCTGCTTTTGCAGCAGAAAAAACCATTGATCAATATTACATAGATGATGTAGATTATGGGCATGGGGCATATGAACAATTAGAACGCTTCTTGTATGCAGATATCATAGATGGATATGAAGAAACAGAGGTTTATGAAGAAGATGGAGAAGAATATGAATATACATCTATTCTTTTAAAACCAGAAAATAATATTACCCGTGCACAATTCACAAAAATTTTGGTGAATGCTATGAATTTAACAAGTGGTGAGATCAAAAAATCGTTCCCTGATGTAAATTCTTCAGCTTGGTATTATAACTATGTCCAAATTGCTAGTAGCAGAGAGATTATTACTGGAAAAGAAGATGGAACCTTTAAACCAAATGATAAGATTACACGTGCTCAAATGGCTACTATGATTTATCGTGCATTTAATGAGACGGTGGATTTTTCAACGACAGGAAAAACTTTCAAAGATGTAACTCAAAATAGCTACGCTTATGAAGCAGTTGTAAAAACAGCAGGTGTCGGAATCGTAAATGGTTATGGAGACGAGTTCAAACCGAATAATTCCGCTAAACGTTCCCATGCCGTATTGATGATTGACCGTGCATTACATCTAGAATCTGGAACAGCTGAAGACGAACTTTCAGTGATTCAAACTGTAAATCGTAACGTCACAGAAGAGTTGTCACTATACTCTGAACAACAAAATCTTGAAGCGTTGGAAGCTCTTTATCGCGAAACAACAACGGGTTATTATCTAGCTTATTCACTTGATAACCAGAGTCTACTAGATGACCCTGAATATTCATTTGGTTCCACTACAATCGAACAAGTGGGTGAGCATTCAAGCAGAATTATTTCATTAAATAAGCGTTTTGCAGAAGTTAAAGTAGACAATCTAAAGGTTCATGTTTCCTTTAGTGAACCAGACATGGACATGAAATTTGAAGTGACAGTGGATATATCAGGAACTGCATATTTAAAGAAAACAGACGGCGGAACTTGGAAAATTTATAACATTGTCCATGATGAAGAGGACTATGAAGATACGCTAACTGCAGCTATGGCTGGTAATTAA
- a CDS encoding DUF3997 domain-containing protein, producing MKHLILLIVSCFILSGCAGLADYTISLDNGYRIDRLSAHQIQIYGEEAVNDSKENIFNHLYVPAEVTAVWWDKQYIIAKQLHLKTNERGVEEPPQNPTDDDYSYWVIEIDENEVKGPLTLKELENDSEQLGINVVFTPIEKLKRES from the coding sequence TTGAAACATTTAATTTTACTGATAGTATCCTGTTTTATTTTATCAGGATGTGCAGGATTAGCAGATTATACAATTTCATTGGATAATGGTTATCGAATTGATAGACTTTCGGCTCATCAAATTCAAATTTACGGAGAAGAAGCAGTAAATGATAGCAAGGAAAATATATTCAACCATTTATATGTACCAGCTGAAGTGACTGCTGTATGGTGGGATAAACAGTATATTATCGCAAAACAATTGCACTTAAAGACAAACGAACGAGGTGTTGAAGAACCTCCACAAAATCCTACCGATGATGATTATTCTTATTGGGTCATCGAAATAGATGAAAATGAAGTAAAAGGTCCACTGACGCTAAAAGAATTAGAAAATGATTCAGAACAATTAGGGATTAACGTCGTATTTACACCAATCGAAAAGCTAAAAAGAGAATCATAA
- a CDS encoding GNAT family N-acetyltransferase, with amino-acid sequence MVIEVNSFPILETERLVLRQVTKEDAKSMLTYLSQEEVTKHIGLAPFKTVNEALDEISWYESIVEKKTGIRWGITLKQQGEMIGSCGFLNMASKHFRSEIGIELSKDYWGKGIASEAIEAVVTYGFEKMNLQRIEALIEPLNLSSQKLFERQGFVREGLLRNYEYTNGKFDNLFMYSLLEQEFDLRQEKDSQLQK; translated from the coding sequence ATTGTGATAGAAGTCAATTCATTTCCGATTCTTGAAACAGAACGATTGGTTTTAAGACAGGTGACGAAAGAGGATGCCAAAAGTATGTTGACGTATTTATCTCAGGAAGAAGTAACGAAACACATTGGTCTAGCGCCATTTAAAACAGTGAATGAGGCGTTAGATGAAATTTCATGGTATGAATCAATAGTTGAAAAGAAAACGGGCATCAGGTGGGGAATTACGTTAAAGCAGCAGGGCGAGATGATCGGGAGTTGCGGGTTCCTCAATATGGCTTCAAAGCATTTTCGTTCAGAAATTGGCATTGAACTAAGCAAAGACTATTGGGGAAAAGGGATAGCAAGTGAGGCTATTGAAGCGGTGGTTACATATGGCTTTGAAAAAATGAACTTACAAAGGATTGAAGCATTAATTGAACCACTAAATCTATCGTCACAAAAGTTGTTCGAAAGACAGGGATTTGTAAGAGAAGGACTTTTGAGAAACTATGAATACACAAATGGGAAATTTGATAATTTATTTATGTATTCCTTATTAGAGCAAGAATTTGATTTAAGACAAGAAAAAGACTCACAACTTCAAAAGTAA